Genomic DNA from Phycisphaerae bacterium:
CACCCGCGGCCGCGATCAGGTCGAGGACCCGGCCATCCTCGATTTCGAAATGCTCCAGACCGGCCACAGCGGACACGAGAGCATATCGCCGACCGTTCGCCTCGTCCGCGAGGCGCTGGATCGCCAACCCACCATGCCGGTGATCGACAGCGAGGTCTGCTACGAGGGCATCATGGAACGCTGCGGACCGGAGGTGCAGCGGATCATCTTCTGGTCGGCGATGCTCTCCGGCGCGGCTGGACACACCTACGGGGCCAACGGGATATGGCAGGTCAACACCGAGGCCCAGCCGTACGGACCCTCGCCGCACGGGGCCTCGTGGGGCGGACCGCCGTGGAACGTGGCGATGAACCTGCGCGGGTCGAGCCAACTGGCCGCTGGGAAACGCATCCTGGAGAAGTTCCCGTGGTGGAGCTTCGAGCGCCATCCGGAATGGATCGAACCGACGGCCGACCAGAATGACCCGCTCAACCCGTACGCCGCGGGCGTTCCGGGCAAGCTGCGGCTGATCTACTTCCCGCGATTCATCCCCTCGTGGGCGAAGCTGTACACGGTCAGGAAGTTGGAGCGCGGCATCCACTATCGCGCCGCGTTCATCAACCCGTTGGACGCCACCGAGATTCCCCTCGGTCCGATTGCGCCGGACGGCGACGGTTCGTGGCCGGTCCCGCACGCCCCGGTGCTGCACGACTGGCTGCTGGCCCTGGAAGCCGAGTGACGTTCCGCCGCCGCGGTCCGCGTCCCAGCCTGAGGGATTGATTCTTTTCGGCGATTGTGCCACAATGGTGGTTGACGTACGGGGGCATTTGAGGCAAGACAGTTTTTCGGGGGTGTACCATGCGTCGAAGAGCAATGCGGACGGCAGCCTTTGTCGGCACCTGCGCGACCGCCGCGACAATCGTCGGCTGCGACTGCTGCTGCACCTACCTCTGGGGAGGCGCCGCAGCGGCGGCTGCAGCGGCGCTCGGGCTGTTCACCCTGCCGTTCTAGGCGGCGACAATCAGACCAGATCGCGGGAACCGCCCAGCGTTCCGCAGCCAACCGGAGCTACCAGTGGCGTGATCACGAGGCTTGGTTGACGGCTTTCACGCCACCACGCTTCTCGCCCGCCACTGGCCGTCATCGTTGCGCTCATAGATGACGCGCTCGTGCGGCCAGGGCTTAAGGTCAAGCCAGTCCACGCGGACCACCTCCAGCAGGACGACACAAAAGCTCGCGGGCGACGTCGCCATGTCGCCTTTCGGCTCAAAGTCCGTCTCCGGCGTCCGCAACTCGCCCGGGGCCGGCCAATAGAACAGCTTCTTGCCCTTCTCCGGCATCTGCTCCCACACCTGCCGGCGGAACGGTCGCTGGGCGTCCGCGCAATCCGCTCCCAGCGGCTCGTAACGGCCGAGAAACCGGAACTGCTCGAGCGTCTCGCGGAAATACCAGCACGCTTCGCCCCAGGGGTTTTCGCGCATCTGGCGGGCCTTCGGGCTCTGACAGTGGGTTACGAACATCAGCCGCGGCGGATCGTCCAGCAACTCGCGAAACAGCACGGTCCGGCACCGTCCGCAGCCGTCCTCATCGACCGTCGCCAACTGAACGTACCGCCGCGTCGGCTCGTCCTCGTTGGCCCGACGCGATTCAGCCAGGCGCTGACGCCAATCGACACAAGCGGGTTCCACCCCTTCATTCATGACCAGCCCTCCCGAGCGGATGCTATTCTGTGGTGCATTCTGCTCGATCGGCGATGAACCTTCAACCTTTTCCTTCACATCGATCGCGGCAACGGGCGTTGCGATCGTCCCGCCGATCCGCTAACCTGTGCCTTTCGTTCCGCCATGTAGACGCGCGAGGATGGCCATGTACACCGACGCCTTCAACGTGGTATGGGAAACCCCAAGCCGCTCATCCGCCGATTCCATGCCCGTCGGCAACGGCGATATCGGCTTGAATGTCTGGGTCGAACCGGACGGCGATCTGCTGTTCCTGATCGGCAAGACCGACGCCTGGAGCGAAAACGGCCGGCTGCTCAAGCTCGCCCGGGTCCGGATTGCGATCCGCCACAATCCCTTCATCGCCGGCAGTCCCTTCCGTCAGACGCTCAAGCTGGCTGAGGGCCAGATCGTGGTCCTGGCCGGCCAACCGCCGCACGCGATCGTCCTGCGGGTCTGGGTCGACGCCAACCGGCCCCTCGTCCGCGTCGAAGCCGAGGGCCAGTCGCCCTTCGACCTCCAGGCCAAGCTGGAAGTCTGGCGGACCCAGCCGCGGGAACTCGGCGAACGGGAAATCGACAGCGCCTACGGCCTGATCGGCAGCCCGACCCCGGTCGTCGTCTACCCGGACACCGTTTTGACCGACCGAAAAGACCAGGTCGTCTGGTACCACCGCAACGAAACGTCCCGCTGGCCCGAGAACATGACGCTTCAGGGGCTTGGCGAACTGACCGGCGAGATCGGCGACCCGCTGCTGGGCCGAACCTTCGGTGGGCTGATCCGGGGCGAGGGCCTCGTCTCCGAAAACGCCGCCGCGTTACGATCGTCCTCGCCGCAAAAGCGATTCGCCGTCTCGATCCACCTGCTGACCCGCCAGACGCCGTCCGCTGCGCAGTGGCTAAGCGAACTGGAGACATCCGCCGACGCCGCCGAGGCGGTTGACCTCGAGACCGCGCGGGCCGAGCACCGACGCTGGTGGCGCGAGTTCTGGGATCGCAGCCGCGTCGTCGTCTCCGGCGACAACCACGCCGAAACGGTCAGCCGCGCCTACCTGCTCCAGCGGTTCATCACCGCCTGCGGCGGCCGCGGAGCCTGTCCGATCGAATTCAACGGCTCGATCTTCACCGCCGAATGGAACCATCAGAACCACGTCTGCGATCCCGACTACCGCCGATGGGGCGCGCCGTACTGGTTCCAGAACACGCGGCTGATCTACTGGCCGCTGCTGGCCTCCGGCGATTATGACCTGACCACACCATTTTTCGCCATGTACCGCGACGCCCTCCCGCTGGCCCGCCGGCGAACCGAAATCTACTTCGGCCACCGCGGCGCGTTCTTTCCCGAAACCATCGAGTTCTGGGGAACCTACGCCAACGCCAACTACGGCTGGGAGAGGCAGGGCAAGGACGTCTCCTGGGTCCAGAACACCTACATCCGCCGCTACTGGTCCGGCGGCTTGGAGCTTATCGCGATCATGCTCGACGCCTGGGCCCACACGCGGGACGAACAGCTCCTGGCCGAGACGCTGCTGCCGATCGCCGACGCCGTCACCGAATTCTACGACCGCCACTACCGGCGCGACGAAAATGGCAAAATCCGTTTCGAACCCGCCCAGTCGCTGGAGATGTGGCACGAAGCGGTCAACCCGCTGCCGGAGATCGCGGGCCTGCGATTCATCCTGCCGCAACTGCTCCAACTGCCCGAGGCGAACGTTACGCAGGACCAGCGGGAGCGCTGGCAACGGATGCTCGCCGAACTGCCCGAGGTCCCGGTCCGCGACCACGAGGGCCAAACGGTCCTCGCCGCAGCCCAGCAAACCACTGGACCGGCGATGAACATCGAGTCGCCCCAGCTCTACGCCGTGTTCCCCTACCGCCTCTACGGCGTGGGCAAACCCGATCTGGAGTTGGGCCGCCGCACGTACTTCACCCGTGACTTTCAGGAGCGCAACTACGGCTGGCGGCAGGACGACATCCAAGCCGCGTGCCTCGGACTGGCCGACGAAGCCCGCGCCGCGATCGTCCGCCGCACCGCCAACAAAAATCCCAACGCCCGCTTCGACGCCTTCTGGGGCCCGAACTTCGACTGGATCCCCGACCAGGACCACGGCTCCGTGATCCTCATCACCCTCCAGACCATGCTGCTCCAGACGGACGGCCGCAAGATCCACCTGCTGCCCGCCTGGCCCAAACACTGGAACGTCGAATTCAAGCTGCACGCCCCGTTCAACACGATCGTCGAAGGAACCTGCCGCAACGGCCGCTTGGTGGATTTGAACGTCAGTCCTGAATCGCGAAGACAGGATATCGAGATTCACGATCCACAGTAGCACCCGCGTCGTCCGACGGCTTCATTCGTCAGCCGTTGTATCTGCGGCCTGTCCGCTGAGCGCGGATAAGAAGAGCTCCGCCACCCGCTCATTCCCCTGAACGCTCAGATGTCGGCAGTCGAAGTAGTTACCCGGCTCAGCCAACAGCTCATCGCCGATCGCCGCCACGTCCACCAGCGTCACATCGGCCGCCTGCGCCGCCAGACGAATCCGCTCATTGAGGCGGTCCACGTACCTGTTGGCGTTGGCCGCCTGGCCGGGCAGCAGGACGCCAAGCGGCGCCGGATCGCACTGCCCGACACTGGGAATCAAATAGTAGTACGTGCTCACCACCACCTCCAACCCCGCCTCTTGAGCCGTCTCAATCGCCTGCTCAATGCTCGCCTGAACCGAATCCAACTCCTCATCCAGCGAACCCGAATACGGATAGTCCGCCCCGCCGGGATCAAACAGCAGCAGCGGGTCCACCCGACGGATAAAATCGATCACCCCCGCCGCCCCCTGCCAATACAGCAGCGTCTCGGCGTTCGGATAGATGCCGTCCGCCAACAGCCCGGTCAGACGCTCCAGTCCCTCCTGGGCCGTCTCGCCGCCCTCGCCCTCGTTGGCAAACCAGTCCGCTGGAACCCCCAGATCCTCCTGAACGAACTCCCAGTAGTTCTTCTCCGCCGGTCCATCCGTCGACGAGTCGCCGAAAGCGATGGTCCGGACGTCCGGATCGGGCACGCGAAAACCGTTGCAGCCGGTCAGCAGTCCAGTCACGGCAACGAATAGAAGGCATCGTCCGGACCTTGTGACCAAGCGGCGTACGTTCATGACCGTTCCCCCTTTGCACTCAATTATAGGGCCAGACGCCGGCGGACACAACCTACGGCTGCGGCCGGGCCGCCTCCAGAATGCCCAGAAGCTCCGACCTCGTCGCCGCATTGCCCAGATCCGGGAACTGCTGCTGACGGGCCATGATCGCCGCCGCGACCTGCTGAGGATCGGACCCCAATCGCATGTGGGCCGTGAGATTGACGACCAGACCGTGCCAGTGCCGAAGATCGCCCGGCGAGACCGAGCCGATCACCTCCATCGAGATGTTCGCCGCGTCCGTGAAGCCTTCCCGCACCAGCGAAGCTCGCGCCGCAGCCAGGCGAAGGTCGATCCGGTATGCCTCCGGCGACTCCGCGCCATCCGCACTCATCGGCACCTGCTCGTATCGCCCAGCGTCCGCCGCCGCGATCGTCCGCAGCGCCGCCAGACGTCGCGCGGGCGCGACCCCCGCCTTTTCGCCGAGTGCGGCGATGGTTCGCAGACTCAGGTCCGCCGCCTTGACCGCCAACCCGGGAGGATCGGTCACTACCGGTTCCGCACGATCCGCCAGAAGACGCCGATGGACCGCCGCCAACACCGTCGCCACCGTCTCCGCCTTGCGGTCGGCGACAATCTCCTCGATCGCCAGCATCCTCGTCGCCAACACAACCGCCTCAGCCAGCGACTCAGAGGTCGCCTCCTCAGCCAACCCCAACACCCGCGCCGGCAGTGCCGCCGGATTCGCCTTTTCGTACGCCTCGATCAAAGGAGCATAAAGGCTCGTCAGTTGCTTCGCCTCGTCGGCCCGTCCGACGGCCTGGTGCCTGAGCACCCGATCGCACGCCAGAACCGCCCCGGCCACCAGGTTCAACTGCCGCAGCGGCAACTGCCACGAGGCGACCTCGTCAGGTTTCGCCTGGGCTGTGCCGACGGCGGACAGCATCCGCTGCGTTGCGGCGAGGATGTCCTGGGCCAGCGACAGCGTTTCGCCCGCCGTCGGCTCCGTTGTCGACGATGACAACTCGCCGAACCGCCGGGTCAGGATCAGCACCCTGGCCGCCTGCGCCTCCAGATAGGACTCTGACCTCGACTCGACGGCGTCAAGACACGCCAACCCCTCTCGCCACCGGCCCGACTGGCCAAGCTGGTCGGCCAGCAGAAGGCGGAACCGATCGCCCTGCTCCGTCTTGGGATACTGAGCGAGCAGCCCGGACGCCGCCTCGACAAACCGCCGCCGATCCGCATGCTGACCGCTCTGCTCGTAGGCCCGCCACGCAAACGATGCGTACTGCGCCAGCGCCGCCTCGGAAAGTTCCTGACCCTCGTTCACCTGATCCGCCAGCACCGCCGCCGCCTCGCCGAACCGCTGAGTCTGAGCAAGGCAATCCGCCAGAAGCCGCCGCGCCGCCACCACCAACTCCGCTCCGCCCTGCCCTCGCGCGACAAGGCCCCGCGCCAGCGAAATCGCCTCTTCCACACGTCCCTCGCGACGGACCAGCGCCGCCCGCAGATACACCTCCACGTCCGCCATCGCCTCAGCCGGGCAATCGCCGAGTTCCACAACCTCCCGTTCGAACATCGCCGCCAGCTCGGGCCTAGCGGCCAACGCGTTCGAAAACTCAGCCAACGCCGCCTCACGACGGCCGCGCTCGCAGGCCTCCTCACCCAGCTGGGCCAGTCCGATCCGCCCGCGCATCAGCCGCGCCGTCAGGTCCACCAAGTCCCGCTGATAACCCTGCGGCCAAACGGACAAATCGATCGCCTGCGCCAACGCCTCAGCCCGCGAATACTCCTTGAGTTCCACCGCCAACCGCACCCGCTCCAACTCCGCCAGCAACCCGCACACCGGCGGCAGCGGACCGCTCACCGCCTCCAGCATCCGACCGGCCTCGTGCACGCTGCCAAGCCGCCGATGCACCGCCGCCTGCAGCACGCGAAAATCCGCCTGCTCCGACGCCAGTTCCGTCGCCTCCAGCTCCGCCAGCAGGTCGCGCAGCGAATAGAGCACCTTGACCCGCTGAATGCTCGGCAGCAGGTCAAGCCGCCAGAACTGCGTCCACGCCGAAAGGTACCGCGCCTGAAGCAGCGACGAACCGTACAGCTCCGGCAGACCCGCCCGATTCGCCTCCGCCAACGCCTGATCGTCCATCCCCCGAAACCGCGAAAGCTCACCGTCCAGAAACTCCCGCGCCTCGCCAAGTTGCCCTTCAATCTCATCGAGCCCCGCCGGCAGCCGCTCCGCCGCGTCATCCGGCAGGGTAAGTCCCAGCGCCAGCAAAAACACCGCTGAGGCATGCTTCTCCGACAACAGATCGTTCGCGTAACGGACCCGCCAAGTCGCCGTCAGCGGATGATTGCGGTACGTCGCGATCCGCTCCCGCTCCATCCCCAGAAGCTTCTCAAGCCGCTCCGACCGATCCGCCGCCCCCTCGGCCCGACGGTACCCCAGCCACGCCTGCGCGATCTCCAGATTGAACAGGTCCAGATCGCCCTCCGGCGGATGACCCTGATCGTAAACCGCCAGCAGCTCATCAAACCCCCGGTCAATCAACCCACGCCGGAACAACTCGTCATCCAGCCGATAGTCCGCCGCCGCCGCCATCGCCGCCAGCGTCGCCAACAAGACGAAATGCACCGTCAACAGCCGCAAGCTACTTCCACTCCGCAAACGTGATCCGCGTGAACTCCGCCTTCAAAGCGGCGTTGTAGGTATTGACGACGTGGTCCCACGCCGTGGCGGACCTGGCCGCGATGATCACCGGCGTCTTGTCCGTGATCCCCGGCTGGGCCCGAAGGTCCGCCAGACGCCGGGCCAGATCGCGATAGTCCGACACAAGAATCTGCGAACCCCCATCCGCCGTCATCGCCGTGCTCAGCCGAATGCTCGCCGGCCGGCCCTCCTCGCCCGCGTCCAGGAATATCCGCACCGGCACCAGCGGCATCGCCGCCTCCGCCGAAAGGCCCGTCGTCCGAGGAACCCGAGCCGCCAGAAGCGCCTCGGGCAGCTTGAACGACGAGGCCACCAGAAAGAAAATCAGCAGGTTGAACATGATGTCCATCATCGGCGCCAGGTTCACCGCTCCGATCGTCGAACGACGGCGCGACTGCCGACGGTCCCGCCACAGCCGGGCCACGCTCTGCTTTCGCGGCACGCAGATCCGGTCCAGACTCATGGCGACCCCCTCCCGTTCGCACCGCCCGCCTCCATCTCCGTCGCAATCTCGATCGACGAAATCGACGCGTTGGAGATCGCCTTGAGGACCGGCTCGATCTCGGCAAACGCCAGCCGCCGGTCCGCCCGCAGCACCACCGTCGTCCGCGACGTCTGATCCGGCGCCAACCGCAGCAGCAGATCGACCAGTTCCGAAAGGTCGCCCACGATCTGCGCGTTGAGCTGAATCCGCCCCAAACGCCCCGATGGGTCCGCGAACAGGTTGACCACCAGCCGGTCGGGCAGGGCCAGCGGACGCGCCTGCGAATCGCTGGGCGTTGGAAGCTGCATCGGCTGACGCTCCGCCGAAACGAACTGCGAAACCAGCATGAAGAACACGATGAGCTGGAACGCGATGTCCACCAGCGGCGTCAGGTTCAGCCGACCCTGCCAGGTGCTCCGCCGGATTGTCCCAAGATACCGGTGCATCACTCCTCCGGCGGCGCCAGCGTCGCCACCCGCAAACGATCCCGCCCGTCCGGTGTCACGCTGCGAAGCAAATCCAGCGACATGTTCGCGATCTGCGCCGCGATCGCGTCGATTCGGTTGCGGAACAACCCGTACATCGCCAGCGCCGGTATCGCCACAATCAGACCCCAGAACGTGGTCACCAACGCGACCGAAATGCCCTCAGCGAGCTGGTCCGGCTGCGTCACGCCGCCCTGTCGCACCACCTCCACGAGCTTGTTGAACGCCAGAATAATACCGTACACCGTGCCGAACAGCCCGATCATCGGCGCGACGTTCCCAATGATGTTGAGGTACTCGATCCGCCGAAGCAGATTCGTCGCCCGCTCCTCCGTCGCCTCGATCACCGCCGTCTCAGCCGACTCCGGACTGTTGGCCAACTCGACCAAACCGCGACGAACCACCGAAAACAAAAACGTCTCCCCCTGCCCCGACATCCGCCAAGCCGCCTCCACGTCCCCCCGCGCCAGCGTCTTCGCCAGCTTCTCATAGTCCTGCCGATCCAGTATCCGCGACGGCCGTATCACCAGCGCATGACGCAAAATCAGCGCAAACGTCGCCACACTCAGCGGAATCAAAACAAACCACGTGATCAACCCACCGTCAATGACGAAACGGTGAAAGTAATCGATCGAAACCGCAGACCCATCCTGCGCGACCGCGGTGGATGCGAATAGACAGATCAACGGTAGTGCTGGCGTTATTCTCATGGCGATGCTTCCTTGCGACTTCGGTCCAAATGAAAATTGAAAATAGCAAATACTAAAGTGCAAAATCAGGGACGCTTCGCGGTGACGATCGACTTTCCGATAATGTTGCCAAGCTCGGTGGTTTCCCGCAATAGCGCATGGAGTTGCACGTCTTCTCGCGCCAGTAGAGCACTGTCCTCCACAACCCTCAACCAGTAGCGGGACTCCCGCAGTTCCTTCAGTACGATCTGCAGTTTGTGGACAAAATCGGGCTTGCTCTCAGCGGCGCAGGCCTCTTCGTAATTCGCCCCGCCGGACGTGGCACTCCGCAGGAGCTGCCTGGCCACATGCCTGCCCGGAATGTTCCGGCTGAGCCGCAATGTCAGTTTCACCGTCTCCGCTGAGAGCTTCAAAAACCGGTCGGAGATATCGTTCCTGACATTTTGACATTTGGTATTTGCTATTTTCATTTTTCATTGTTTCCGCTTGTCCGCCGTGCCCCATCCACCATCTCCGCCACCGCCGCCTCCGTCGAATCGCCAAACCGCCGCACCAGTTCCTCCCGAACCGCCTTCGCAAAAACCTGCCGCGAGCCCTGATCCAACGCCTCCGCCGCGTAAAACAGCGACCCCGCAGCGTATGGACTCTGCGGAAACTCAACGGCCACCCGCAGCAACTCCAACGCCGCACCGTCAAATCGACCCG
This window encodes:
- a CDS encoding pyridoxamine 5'-phosphate oxidase encodes the protein MNEGVEPACVDWRQRLAESRRANEDEPTRRYVQLATVDEDGCGRCRTVLFRELLDDPPRLMFVTHCQSPKARQMRENPWGEACWYFRETLEQFRFLGRYEPLGADCADAQRPFRRQVWEQMPEKGKKLFYWPAPGELRTPETDFEPKGDMATSPASFCVVLLEVVRVDWLDLKPWPHERVIYERNDDGQWRARSVVA
- a CDS encoding SGNH/GDSL hydrolase family protein, which gives rise to MNVRRLVTRSGRCLLFVAVTGLLTGCNGFRVPDPDVRTIAFGDSSTDGPAEKNYWEFVQEDLGVPADWFANEGEGGETAQEGLERLTGLLADGIYPNAETLLYWQGAAGVIDFIRRVDPLLLFDPGGADYPYSGSLDEELDSVQASIEQAIETAQEAGLEVVVSTYYYLIPSVGQCDPAPLGVLLPGQAANANRYVDRLNERIRLAAQAADVTLVDVAAIGDELLAEPGNYFDCRHLSVQGNERVAELFLSALSGQAADTTADE
- a CDS encoding biopolymer transporter ExbD, which gives rise to MHRYLGTIRRSTWQGRLNLTPLVDIAFQLIVFFMLVSQFVSAERQPMQLPTPSDSQARPLALPDRLVVNLFADPSGRLGRIQLNAQIVGDLSELVDLLLRLAPDQTSRTTVVLRADRRLAFAEIEPVLKAISNASISSIEIATEMEAGGANGRGSP
- a CDS encoding MotA/TolQ/ExbB proton channel family protein, whose protein sequence is MRITPALPLICLFASTAVAQDGSAVSIDYFHRFVIDGGLITWFVLIPLSVATFALILRHALVIRPSRILDRQDYEKLAKTLARGDVEAAWRMSGQGETFLFSVVRRGLVELANSPESAETAVIEATEERATNLLRRIEYLNIIGNVAPMIGLFGTVYGIILAFNKLVEVVRQGGVTQPDQLAEGISVALVTTFWGLIVAIPALAMYGLFRNRIDAIAAQIANMSLDLLRSVTPDGRDRLRVATLAPPEE
- a CDS encoding four helix bundle protein, which translates into the protein MKIANTKCQNVRNDISDRFLKLSAETVKLTLRLSRNIPGRHVARQLLRSATSGGANYEEACAAESKPDFVHKLQIVLKELRESRYWLRVVEDSALLAREDVQLHALLRETTELGNIIGKSIVTAKRP